Proteins found in one Opitutales bacterium genomic segment:
- a CDS encoding winged helix-turn-helix transcriptional regulator has translation MLANLNCGRTYPSEVARRIGVTRQAVYKMLKNLEKKEIVSLELDTERRNSKTIVITPKGEELIRAAVGILKEIEGELQARLPPGSVEQLRAVLEQDWGEP, from the coding sequence ATGCTGGCCAACCTGAACTGTGGTCGAACCTATCCCTCCGAGGTGGCCCGCCGAATCGGGGTCACGCGCCAGGCCGTCTACAAGATGCTCAAAAACCTTGAGAAGAAGGAGATCGTTTCACTTGAGCTGGATACGGAACGTCGTAACAGCAAAACGATCGTGATCACACCTAAGGGCGAAGAGCTTATTCGCGCAGCAGTTGGGATACTAAAGGAAATCGAGGGCGAGCTGCAGGCTCGCCTTCCCCCGGGATCTGTTGAGCAACTGCGAGCAGTCCTTGAACAAGATTGGGGCGAGCCTTAG
- a CDS encoding type II toxin-antitoxin system ParD family antitoxin: MNVSLTPKLEEWVQEKVQSGMYNSSSEVVRDALRLLHDYEGQRQRKLDGLRSELLLGHEQIKSGKKKDFGPSLVERIKRKGREQVGV; encoded by the coding sequence ATGAACGTATCACTGACTCCAAAACTTGAAGAATGGGTCCAAGAAAAGGTCCAAAGCGGGATGTATAATTCGTCATCGGAGGTTGTTCGAGACGCGTTACGACTACTTCACGACTATGAAGGGCAGCGTCAGAGAAAACTTGATGGTTTGCGTAGTGAGTTACTTCTTGGGCACGAGCAAATAAAGAGCGGTAAGAAGAAGGATTTTGGTCCCTCGCTAGTTGAGAGAATTAAGCGTAAAGGAAGAGAGCAAGTAGGTGTCTAA